A single window of Rhodococcus jostii RHA1 DNA harbors:
- a CDS encoding sugar phosphate nucleotidyltransferase has product MRIDTAPDAVILVGGMGTRLRPLTLSVPKPMLPTAGVPFLTHLLSRIKDAGLCHVVLGTSFKAEVFEQYFGTGEEFGLEIEYVTEDEPLGTGGAIRNVLPNLRADTVVVFNGDVLGGTDMRAVLQTHAEADADGTLHLVRVSDPRPFGCVRTDSNGRVTAFLEKAQDPPTDQINAGCYVFRREWIEKIPSDRPVSVEREVFPALVSGGTRVFGHVDSAYWRDMGTVNDFVAGSADLVRGIAPSSALSGTRGESLIHPSAIVAPGAVLIGGTVLGARVTVGAGARLDGAVVFDGAHVEAGAVIERSILGHDCRIGPRALVRDSVVGNGADVGARCELLRGARVWPDVTLPDGGVRFSTNV; this is encoded by the coding sequence ATGAGGATCGATACTGCGCCGGACGCGGTCATTCTGGTCGGCGGTATGGGAACCCGGCTGCGTCCGTTGACGCTGTCCGTGCCCAAGCCGATGCTGCCGACTGCGGGAGTCCCCTTCCTGACTCACCTGCTGTCACGCATCAAGGACGCGGGACTCTGCCATGTGGTGCTCGGGACGTCGTTCAAAGCGGAAGTCTTCGAACAGTATTTCGGCACGGGTGAAGAGTTCGGGCTGGAGATCGAGTACGTCACCGAGGACGAGCCGCTCGGTACCGGGGGCGCTATCCGGAATGTCTTGCCCAATCTTCGTGCCGACACCGTGGTGGTATTCAATGGTGACGTCCTCGGCGGCACCGATATGCGGGCTGTTCTGCAGACACACGCGGAGGCCGATGCCGACGGGACGCTGCACCTGGTCCGGGTGAGTGATCCGCGCCCGTTCGGCTGCGTGCGGACGGACTCGAATGGCCGGGTCACCGCGTTCCTCGAGAAGGCGCAGGATCCACCGACCGACCAGATCAACGCCGGCTGCTACGTATTCCGGCGGGAGTGGATCGAGAAGATTCCTTCCGACCGCCCCGTGTCGGTGGAACGTGAGGTGTTTCCCGCATTGGTGTCCGGCGGGACGCGGGTGTTCGGCCACGTCGATTCCGCCTACTGGCGAGACATGGGGACGGTCAACGATTTCGTTGCCGGGTCGGCGGATCTGGTTCGCGGCATAGCGCCTTCGTCCGCGCTGAGCGGTACGAGGGGTGAGTCGCTCATCCATCCGAGCGCCATAGTTGCACCGGGTGCGGTGTTGATCGGCGGCACGGTGCTCGGTGCACGCGTAACCGTCGGTGCGGGTGCGCGTCTAGACGGAGCCGTGGTGTTCGACGGCGCCCATGTCGAAGCCGGTGCGGTGATCGAGCGATCGATTCTCGGGCACGACTGCCGGATCGGACCCCGCGCGCTTGTGCGCGATTCGGTGGTGGGAAACGGCGCCGACGTGGGCGCTCGATGCGAGCTATTGCGCGGAGCCCGTGTCTGGCCCGATGTGACGTTGCCGGATGGTGGCGTCCGATTTTCCACAAATGTCTGA